The following coding sequences lie in one Apium graveolens cultivar Ventura chromosome 1, ASM990537v1, whole genome shotgun sequence genomic window:
- the LOC141724010 gene encoding uncharacterized protein LOC141724010: MTLTLSAKNKLGFVNGDIVEPEKNAVEYKLWERCNDLVISWILFNLDESIAKSVLFMRTAKEIWDDIEERFGYASMTQIYSLEQQMLEISQGQDSISEFFTKMKTIWDGINDANPLPVSTCKLCTCNLTQRIVQKQQEQRMLQLMMKLNDQFADVRANILMMYPMPNVSQAYRLFAQEERHKEISNLSNQTEAMAFYSDRRRIEDQKFVNNSYTRKNHPNPVTRPYGTFDDKNQSGMKAKPYYFCSHCKIPGHSYERCFKVHGFPPGFKPRQNSRVAVFSYGNQEDENQTELGTDMSSDKSAISMEQYKQFLAMMGNQQSDASKQTDENESSKFAMLAGPFSEQTSNSSW; encoded by the exons ATGACGTTGACTCTATCTGCCAAGAATAAATTGGGATTTGtcaatggtgatattgttgagcCTGAAAAGAATGCTGTTGAATATAAACTTTGGGAGAGATGCAATGATTTGGTTATCTCATGGATTTTATTCAATCTTGATGAATCCATTGCTAAAAGCGTACTGTTTATGAGAACTGCCAAAGAAATATGGGATGATATTGAAGAAAGGTTTGGATATGCTTCAATGACACAGATATACTCACTTGAACAGCAGATGCTTGAGATAAGTCAGGGACAGGATTCAATTTCAGAGTTTTTTACAAAGATGAAAACTATCTGGGATGGCATAAATGATGCTAATCCATTGCCGGTCAGTACTTGCAAATTGTGTACTTGCAATTTAACTCAAAGGATTGTACAAAAACAACAGGAGCAGAGAATGTTACAGTTAATGATGAAGCTGAATGATCAATTTGCCGATGTCAGGGCTAATATCTTAATGATGTATCCCATGCCAAATGTGTCTCAAGCTTATAGGTTGTTTGCTCAAGAAGAAAGGCACAAGGAGATATCAAATTTATCCAATCAAACTGAAGCAATGGCTTTTTATTCTGATAGAAGAAGGATTGAAGATCAGAAATTTGTCAACAATAGTTACACAAGAAAAAATCATCCAAATCCTGTAACTCGACCATATGGTACTTTTGATGATAAGAATCAGTCTGGAATGAAAGCAAAGCCTTACTATTTTTGCAGTCACTGTAAGATACCAGGCCACAGTTATGAAAGATGCTTCAAAGTACATGGTTTTCCACCTGGTTTCAAACCTAGACAGAACTCAAGAGTTGCTGTTTTTTCTTATGGAAATCAAGAAGATGAAAATCAAACTGAACTTGGTACTGATATGTCATCTGATAAGTCTGCCATCTCAATGGAACAATACAAACAATTTTTAGCAATGATGGGAAATCAGCAAAGTGATGCTTCAAAACAGACAGATGAGAATGAATCTTCTAAATTTGCTATGCTAGCAG GCCCCTTCTCTGAACAAACCTCCAATTCTTCTTGGTAG